The genomic window TGTGTACATATGTTAgttaactataataataataataataatgtagcCAGCGGTTCACCTCCTGTACACAACTACGGGCTAATGCTAACTAGCTAAGTCACTAACGTAACTAAAGTGTACAGGTGTGATGTTCGTCTTTGTTgatacagtttgtgtttaaCTTGTCTTCTTTATACATGAAATATCACTATATTCCACCAGTTGCGCATTCATAACATGTGTAATTACAAGTTTTACAAATACAAGTTTTTATTACAGGACAGAGAAATATGGGCCTGTTTATCGGTTGAATTTTCTGCATTACGTTACAATCTGTGTGACCTGTCCTGAAACGacaaaggtaaaacacacaccttACAAAGATCTTTATCTGTCAGTTGCATAACAATTTCACAACAACCAGTGTAAAGGTCTGCTCATAGAAACATAGACCTGTAACCTATGCTCTACAGTGTAAACAACTCTCACTccaatatttgcatttttttttaaagtttcctCCTTTAATCGTTCTGGTTTCAGGAAATCCTAATGTCCCCGAAGTATCCCAAAGATTTATTTGTCTACAAGAGACTCTTTAGTCTCTTTGGTCAAAGGTAATTTAATTGTTCATGTTGTGTACATGTCCTGGTTACAGGTCGTCAAACTGGCCTAATGACAACTTAGCAGTAATATTAAGTTAGTTTTTTGATGCTGTGCACATGTTGAATTCTGGCAGTATTATGATGAAGCATCTTAGACTGTAATGTCAACTTAAGTAATGTTTTACAGAATTTGTCTCgtcaaacaattaaaacaacCTTATTTTGGTATATTGCAAGTATTATGTTCCATGTCGTATCAAGATTTCTAGGTGAAGGCCTGATAACAGCAACGGATCATGAGAAGTGGTATAAACAGCGCCGCATCATGGACCCTGCATTCAGCAGCTTGTGAGTTATTTAGTTGAGACAGAATGGAGTTTTCAACTTTTTTGTATAGACATTGTTTGTACTTACTGTAGATTCATTTGAGATTGTAGGTTATTTTTCCTCAGGTTGTTTTGTCCAATATTGTTCATTTATGTCCTGGCTATGCTATTTCACTGTCTAAAACTATCAATATTTCTAAGGTATTTGAGAGGCCTAATGGGCACCTTTAACGAGAGGGCAGAGAAACTCATGGTTAAACTTGGAGAAAATGCCGATAAGAAAACAGAGGTCAACATGCTCAGTCTGATCAACTGTGTTACTCTTGATGTCATTGCTAAGGTATTATGTCAAGTCTGTCACCAGAGCCTAGAGCAGTGTAACATCAATCATGTTACAATGAAGTTACAGCTATGTTATAAatctatatatatgtgtgtttgtttatttgatcaTTCTCAGGTTGCTTTTGGTGTGGATTTAGATCTGCTCAATAATACTTCACCTTTTCCTAAAGCCATCGAAAAATGTCTAAAAGGGATGTTATACTATGCCAGAGACAGCTTCTTTGAGGTATGACTTCAGCACAAGTTTGTATAGAGTTTATGTGGTAAAATCTGTCTGATCTCTAGGAACTTGTTTCCAGTACAATCCAAAGAACAGACCATTTATCAAGGAAGTGAAGGAAGCGTGCCACCTGCTGCGTTCAACTGGAGCTAAGTTGATCCAAGAAAGAAAGACTGCCATGCAAAACGGTGATGATGTACCCAAGGACATCCTGACGCAGATCATCAAATCTGCTGGAGAAGGTTACAGTCCCCAAAGTTCAGATCCTGTTAGATCAGATAAAAAgaatgtttaaacatttttgtgttgtagATCATGGCAGTtggaaacagtttttaaattagatCAGACTGAGCATAATTAGAGGTTCAAAGTATTGAGAATAGatttacaaaaagtaaaaactctTTATCATTATCTCAATACGCTGATAGATTTACAGAGCATAATGTAAAAGTTTGTGTTAgattatttacatattaaatcacttttttcacatttcagagGAAAGCATGACTCAAGAAGATGAAGAGTTTATGTTGGACAATTTTGTTACATTCTTTGTTGCAGGTGAGGCTCAAACTTCAAAAAGTTTTctatatgtaaaataaaaaagcatttaatTTGTGCCAATTGTAACATTTAAGGGCAGGAAACAACAGCTAATCTGCTGGCTTTTTGTATCATGGAACTTGCAAGACATCCTGAAATCCTGGAGAAGTAAGAGCTAGTAATTCAGTGAAATAACAGTTTCATAATATAACTGTTGAATGATGATTAtgttaaaatttgttttatttctcagagtGAGGAAAGAGGTGGATGACGTCATTGGGATGAAACAGGAGATAAGCTATGACGACCTGGGGCAACTGACCTATCTCTCACAGGTACATATCATGTAGGGGAAAAGTATGGTTCAGCTCTTCAGTGTGTAGTTCACTCATATTTATCTACATTCATTTatgcagttatttatttacttgctCTCTTTAGTTATCTACTCAGTACAGTTATCTCCTTGTAGTTCTTATGAGAAGTGACATTACTTACATAGAGCATGCTGAACCACCTTTGTTAGCTTGCTACaactaaaacacattcacacaatgtATTTTAAGCACTTGACCCCAGATGTTCCCTTCAACCTCCCTCCAGGTGCTGAAGGAGACACTAAGAATTTACCCGACAGCTCCAGGTACAGCTCGTTATGCACACGAAGACCTAGTCGTTGACGGTTACAATGTACCTGGAGGAGTCTCATATTCTGTGAGTCattcacatttcagtgtgtttgtttgtgtgttcagtttTATAGTGGGTTTCTGTTGTATACGTGTAAATAGCAGTagcatttacaaaataaaaatgtagatCAGACATATTTCATAcaatttttataaataaaacttgctGTTAAAATGTTGAATTCATTATTCAGTTCAGCTCTTATGTAACTGGGAGACTGGAGCAATTCTTCAAGGACCCGCTGACATTTGATCCAGACAGATTTCATCCAGATGCTCCCAAGTAAGGCGAATACCAACATTTGTAGCGTTTCATAGCATAGCCAAATACACCTGAAGGGAGTGGTTTATATTAACTGAGGTTGTCTCTTATCTGTTCTACTAGACCTTATTACTGTTACTACCCTTTTGCCCTCGGCCCACGCTCTTGTCTGGGACAGAACTTTGCTCAGGTGGGTGGTAATTATTATACTCCAGAAACATCTGCTcaatacacatatttaaacatacTTAGTTAAACTAACGggtggtgttttgtttttagatggAAGCAAAAGTGGTGATGGCCAAATTGCTCCAGAGGTTTGAGTTCACCCTTGTCCCAGGACAGACCTTTGACATCCTGGACAATGGCACCCTGAGGCCAAAAAGTGGCGTGGTGTGTACTGTCAGATATAGGGATTATAAGAAATAGATGTTCAAACTGTATCATATCACGGTAGTAAGCCATGATAAGCCATGTGGTGAACTGGGTTAGTGGGGTACAAACATTAGTGTAGCATACATTACATCATTTACTACTTTTgaattgttttatctttttttaaagaaaaagtatcAGGTTGTAATgagatatatattatattgatatgatatgatcatgatttttattttcaaacaacTATAACTATAATGGGCAAATGGGAAACAAATGAATTGCTTTTTGAATATTTGACAGCATCATTAgcattttattcttattgtaaCTAACAGTTTAGCTCTGTATAAGTGCTCTTCAATAACCAGTCACTGAACTTGTTTATATCTTAAACACTAATAATGAAACACTGACTTTATAATTTtgcacaaaatatatttttacagctgcagaattgtttttctttgtgtttatgttaatCACTATGACCGTTCAGTTTGCTGTACAGTGACTTGTTTGACGTTTTTGCTGTAATTTTGGCCAATACCGACAGTGCACACCAGAGAGTGCTGTGACCttgaaaagaaatctgaaaggcacctgttaaaataaaagtctccAAATGATCAGTAATTCAGGTTTATTTCAGGACTTTGTCACAATGTTTGGGACGATGTAAGATTGTTTACTTGTGAAGTGGACTGAAATAAATACTCTTGTGGttaaagattattttcattttgaattttagATTCCCATTGTTACAAATACCagtttaacaaagacaaatacttGTTTCACCTTTTACAGTGAAATGCAAATCATTGTTCTCTTTTCTACTTGATTCAAATTCACAATGTCTCGATACAACTGAAAACGCGGTTTAAACAACAAGACAGATGCGAACGCTGAAAAACTTTGTTCAGTGTTAGATTCACTTGTCAGGTTTCTGATTATATCCACTCTCACTAAGTCACATACATGGACACCTACATATGCCAATGCATagactgcagtttgttttatatgtCCTGTTTACTGATATAgttcattatgttaatgttttgaatgttttatttttaattttaaggcTACAAGCAGCAGATCAGTTCAGCTAGATGCCTTACATACATCACAGCTATCTGTAGTAGCCTGTTTATGTGTACGGTCTGCAGTCCCCATTCAATAAACAAACTTTCCTGAAGTTACTTTTCCCTCATGCAGTAACAGAGCATGTGTGTCCTGAGCTTTACTCGTCTTgatgaacatgtttttgtgcagtCCTCAGTTTGTGGTACTGTTCCTTTAAGAGGGCTGAGCCTGCGCTCTGAGAGCCTCCACCGGGCTCTTCATGTACCTGCTGCCCGCTCCTCTCTCGTCTTGATTGGCCGTCTTGGCCGAAATCCTCTTGAATGATTTCAAACCCGAGTGTTTGGACAAGGAGGCGGGGGCCCGCTGCTAATTCCGAGCaggctgtggtggtggtggtggggggagaAGGCTTGAATCCTCGGTCCACCAACACACCGCCTCGGTAAAAGCGGCTTATCCGAGCGCGGATGACGGTAAACCACGTCCAGGAGTGCACCTCCGGTAAAGGAGAAAAGTTGGCTCGTCTCGGTTGTACGTTTAAACAAAGCTGCGGAGCTTTCGCGTAAATTCTCATTTTACCattacatttgattttcttGGCGTTGTTTGGTTCCCATCATTTGAATGGAGGGACGTCCGGAGGAGACGGGGCACATAGCGATGGTTCTCGGTGTGCTGTGCTGACAGGAGTGGTAAACATCGGTAATCGATTGAAAAGGATGAGTTTTCACCACCAGCAGGAGGTTTTTATCTGATTCATAAAGGATTTTCTGTTGAAGGATTAGTGAGGGCATTTAGTTAATTCTGCTGTTGCCATAGCATCACGGTAATAATTTCAGTCTCACCGTTCAGCAGCTCGGAGGAAACACACGAACATATCTTGGACCAtgtattcacattttaacactATCCCGCAGCTGAGGCTTGgttgaaggattttttttttttcatagttaGTTTCAAGCCGCCTTTTCAACGAACTGAGACCCACAGGTAGAAGCAGTCATGGCTAAAAATCCGTCCGAGGGAGCGAAGGACGACCTGAGCCAGCTGACGGACGACGAGCTGCTGCGCTGCAGCAAAGACGAGCTGCTCCGCAGACTACGGAGGGTGGACAGCGAGAAGATGAACCTGATGATCGAGCACGGAAACATGATGAAAGACATCAACCGGAGACTGCAGGTGCACCTGCACGAAATCCGGAGCCTGAAGGAGATCAACCAGAAGCTGCAGGACGACAACCATGAGCTCCGGGAGCTCTGCTGCTTCCTGGACGATGACCGGCAGAAGGGCAAGAAGCTGTCCCGGGAGTGGCAGCGCTTTGGCCGCTACACAGCCAGTGCCATGTGGAAGGAGGTGGGCACCTACATGATGAAGCTCAAGGAGCTGGAGGCCAACCAGGAGACCGTGTTGAGGGAGAACTCCGAGCTGAAGGAGATCATCCTCATGCTGGACGAGGACAGGAACGGAGCGGGGTCCAGGAGCTCCATAGACAGTCAGTCCAGTTTGACCAACCTCAACGGGGGCACGGGCACGGTGCGGGATGTGGGAGACGGGAGCAGCACGTCCAGCACAGGCAGTGCTGGCAGCCCCGATCACCACAATCACAACCACATCCACAAGCCCGCCTCAGAGAACAGTAAGATGGTCCCCACCATGAGGAGGTCCATGGACGACCTGTCAGCACCGCACCATCACAGGAGCATCCCCAACGGACTAAATGGTGAGTTACAAACATGACCCCCACCTGTGAGCACACACCTGTTTGTCTTAATGCCAATGAGCTCAAgaagtactttttaaaatcacattctACTTGAACCTGAGGGATCTGCCCCTTAAGTCCAGAAGTCACTGTAGTGGACAAACGTAGAGCTCAAATAGTTAGATCCAGATCTTGctcaatttacatttaatgaaatgtcCTCTCTTACACAACTTTCCAAATGACTGCAGAGAggcatatttatatatgtgcaCATTTCAATTCTTGGTTTCATAGCATAGATAATAAAATCAGGCTGTGTTGCCtagttattgtgtgtgtgtgtgtgtgtgtgtgtgtgtgtgtgtgactgcactGACAACATATGCCAATCAAATTTGCTGTGTAGGATTAacattgggggggggggggggtaggaGGGGGACTTGGCTTAACCTCATCATAAAGTCTTGATTGGGGCGattatgacacacacacatatgcacacacagcataCTTAAGTGGCCTTCTCAGGACCATGCCAGCCCATGATTTGAATCTGCACTGATTCAGGTCACTGCTTTTAGCCAGGGctcaaactgaattgaatttttgtaatttcttttttgtttggcTCATAGTTATTGTCTTTTGCTACTGGATGAACTCTCATGTCTGCTTATGGCCCATTTGAAATACGTGGCATCGGACCAGAAATCGGTGTCCCTGTTTTAAGACCTAAGTACATGGCTGAAAGCTCCAAGCTGCATGGGATGAAAATGCCATGATGGAACAGGAGGACACTAAGCCTCGTTTAGCCAGCACATGGGTTCATAACGCACTATGATCTGTTTGGCGAGAGGAATAAACACTGTTTCAtgggaaaaagcaaaaaaatctGCCATCCAACTgaaaaatgattattattttacccTGATTCACAGGGACGGGGCTGAAGCAGCGTGCAGGAGCTCCAATCAGGCAGcttcagatcagatcagatagGTCACACGTTATAATTTGGACTTTCCTCGAATGGGCTGTAAAAACAGGGAAGGTAACAAATACAAGAGGATGAGAGGATGCGTGAGGGAGAGCCGAGGGTGCCCTTAATCCAGACACATGCACGCATACACTCatgcgaacacacacacacacacatttttttggCCGGTGTTTGCCTTGTCATTATGTAACATCAATATTGTGTCTGCAGTGGCCTAGCACCTCTCTAAGCCGCTGTTttgctggatgtgtgtgtgacattgtgTGCCCCTGAGGCTCTGGCTCAGCGTGTTCATCACTGACAATGCTGCACAGATACACAATGAAGCGCTAGCGTGGGAACGGCTCGCTACTCTTCAGAGAAtgattattatttctttgttaAAACCAGTGCATGGGTAATGAGATGGATGCTATCTTCTCTTAAACAAAGCTGAGCATCGCAAATCTTCCTGGCTGCTGCATAATTGCAAACAACTCCGTGCGGAAAGAAACAGAAGTACTATTGACATTACCTAAGATGTCAATcgataaaacaacaataaagcaAGGCAACATTAatcccattctacatttgcaCAACTTGTACGACTGTACCCAGAAGCAATCAGATCAAACGAGTGTTTAACCACTCCTTTCAATAAATACTTCTCAGAGACTTGTTTGGATAGAAAATGCATGCCTACAGGCCTGcctgatgaaaaaaaaactggtgtTCTTCAGCAGCCCAGTTTTGCTCGACCGGCTGCCTGAAATTTGAGTGGAGCGACCATGTTGCGAGGTCAGATGTGGCCGTGGTGTGAGTTCTGCAGAGTGGCTTTATTTAATGCTGTCCAAATGCCAGCGGCTCCCCTGGGCATTTAGGAGACAAGCTTGAGGATTGCCACTCAAGTGCTAAATGAgcagcatctgtctgtgtgccagacacacacacacagccacagccgggaagaagaggagcagaatgAAAGGAGTTTGGTGTCATAAGAGTAAAACCAACTACTTGTTTGAGTTCGCGTCTTCTCTTTTGTAACTTATTAGTGACATTTTACGATTTTTGATCAGTTGGGGCAGCTCCAAAAGACTTTGATTGCATTAGGGGAAAAAGAGGCTCCATGAGAGGAGTGTATAAAAGGGATCCCAGCAAAGGGCCCACAGTGGGTCTTGGTAGTGATGGGGGAGTGGCTGAATAGTGGTAAGGGGTTGGCTGGGAAGTTTTTGGGGGTGGAGTGGTGGGGGACTCTTGGAAGGCTTATTGAGCTCAAAAGGGGCTGGGTTTTGGAGACATCCTGCTGTCCGCTTAATTGAATTTCTTGTGCGTCGACATGGCTGGCAActccccccccacccacccacctccCCTTCTTATGCGGATCCAGgctttgtgtgcatgcatgtttgcTTGGACAGGGTGTGTGCTGTAACGTGGGAGGATACCAGAGGCTTCTGTtcagatgaaatgaaaaggcAGAGCAGCAGGGGCTACTCCGACTAGCACTGTTTTCCACACCTATAATAGTGACTTTCATTTCCAGACTTCTCAACGTCTGCATTCACTTCTGGTGGTCTGTAACCCAATTCCAGACAAGGACTGCTTGAAATATGATGCTGTCACAGAGAGCTTGCATTAGGCCCCCCTATACTGCCACAAAGACTCAGTACGTAGCTTTATGAGATTAAGACAGAGTGGCCATGCGAGACAGCAGAGTGCTGCTTTGACATTGTCCAGATGAACTGATAAAGAAGCTCTGCAATAATCCTTGTTGACCTTTAACAGACCCTCACACATTCCCCTGGCTTTTTATCTGCCAAGTGGCTTTAAAGGAACAATGTTTCTCATTTAGCAGATGAGGTGCCACGAACATTTCTGTACACAGTGTGACCCACCTGTGCATGGGCCAATACAGTTATGCAGCAACAGTGGTTTAATCCTTTCTCTATgttttttccatgtgtgtgcCAGAGATCAGAGAGATGTTGAATTAGGCCCTAGAGTGCATCTTCATCACTAAACAGTTTACAGTGGCCTTTCCCTCCGTTAAGGCCTGGTCACGCCAACATTTAAACGGAGCATTTAAATAGTGTAATGCTTTGCATCAAGTTGAACTAGGGTGAAATTTAACTTGCAAATGTGTGCGTTTGACCAACAGCAAACTGTCTTGATAGTGCTGACCTTTGAGGGAACTGGAGGCCAGAGAGTCTGAAATGGAAGAAGCTGTTGTAGCTTATTAGCTGTATGTATTTCTTTGAATGGTCCATTCCAGGGGTTAACAAGCTcctttgctgtgttttactgattaaaataatgtaaagaacaacacagtgcagcacagacTCAAGGAGCTGTTTAAAGGTTATATGTCCCGACTTACTCGCAGCTACTATAGTTTCTACAgtttactgtacagtagcttCTACAATCAAATATTTagcaaagacacacagatgaGTTTAACGTGTGCTTGTTTCTGGTTTGACCAGGTCTTAATACTTTCCAGATCTGATGACTTTAGCACCTATCAGCCCATTCAGCTGCTTGTGGCTTCCAGAAACCAGTCAGATAGGTTAGTGAGTCACTAAAGATTAAGATTTGTGAGGGCTTCTGCACAATGCATTGAATTTTATATGTTGTTATATGAAGAAGACGGCTTCCAATATCctcctgtgtttgttgtcttgGAAGAAAATATAGTGGATGAGTATTTTGATATAAAAGATGCCATAGTTAGTGTTGGCTCCTCTCCTTTTTAGAGGCTATTCAGAGTCTTACTGTCTGCCttcagtttccttttcttttaccCTTGGGGAGTGACGTGACCTGAAAGCTCACAATGAAAAGAACAGTAGAACCAGCCCTCCCAGTTGACTACcagtgtacgtgtgtgtttcaTCATGTTGTGCAGTACAGTCTTGAATTAAAAGCCTCATTTATTTATAAGACAGAGAAGttcctgtttgctttgtttCCCCCAGCGCAACATCTCCATCACCCGCTTTAATGTCTTCAAAGAACAAGTCAGGTTTTTCaatatcttttgtttttcttaaattataATGAACGTCAGAGTCGGCCTCGGTGTTTCTTGTTTCAAAGGAAACCGGAGGATCAACAGCACAATGGTGTTTTCCTCTCGGCTGTGATTTCAGGTCATTGTGTGGAATGTCTGCTGAGCTAAAAAAGGTAGTCAAAGCAGGAATAggatgtttctgtctctcataTCCTGTGTGTCCGCgctcacacatttaaaaaaaaatgctttcttGATTTCTCGTAGACTCACCACTACTTAGTTACACTTTTGTCAGGTAAATAAGCAGCCTACTGTCTAAGATTATTGTAATTGTGAAAATTAATAGGATTGCATTCAGTCATGTTAAAACATGTAGTAGAAATTGTAGCTTTTGTTGATGCCTACTGCTCCCAGAGGAAACGCCGACATAGAATTTGCttcagtgtttagttttgtaGTGTGCGCTCAACTCCCACAGACATCgaatcagacattttaaattctCTTCGTTcagcttttctgtgtttgagatatgtatgtttttaaataagttATAGGCAGTGGCCGTGTTGCATTAGGTATTGCTTGAGAGTTTCCTTGGGGCTTGGCTGGCATCTCTGGCTTTCGTTTTACAGCAccctgtctatctgtctgagGCCTGGTCGGCTGATAACACAGATAAAGGAGTAGAAACTTGCATAGATACACacaagatagagagagagagagagagggagcgacGGGGGTGGGGCGGGAGGGGGGCACTCTCAGCTGTGCACTTTCAATGGAAAGCCAGCCTGTCAGGACGTCCCACATtcctggataaaaaaaaaaggaagtagGTCTTTGTCCACTTTGGCACAGAGCAGAATCAAGACTGCACTGAAAGAGGTACagaaagatgcaaaacaaaaacgTGCATCTCAGGTCACTTTCTGAACCCTGTCTTCCCTTACtcgacatgtttcacttctcCAGTCTTCCTCTGGCCTTTCCCTCTGCATCCATCTCTGTCTTGACTACTGTGCACCTGCTGTCTGATCTTCCGTCCTGTCATTCGCACTGACACGGCGCCCAGTCGGCAGAATGAGCTTCATAAAGAAGCACAAGTCTAGGAGTGTGTTTTGcgaagaaaatgaaaatgaatcaaaacGTTTCAGCATTTTCTACATGTCACCACATTTAGAATATATGATGTAAGTGCAGCCACTTTCTAGTGTCatatcaatttaatttaaatttaaaaagacgGATTTGAGCATTTTTATCTCTTGCATCTCTGAGTCTGCACTGATCTAAGTGGAtgtcctttttttctgattgttgGGCAGTGGGCTGCTGGAGGGGCTGGGTTGCTCGGTCGCCTAGGCAACACCAATGATCATTGGGGCGAGTGGACGGCACCCACGCTTGGCCTCAAACTCACTGAAGCGGAGGGTAAAGGATAGGGGGATGGGGATAGTTTGTCGACCTCCATGCTGGTTGACCCGTGTAGAATGATGCCAGGCAGAGTaagttgagtttgtgtgtgtgtgtgtgtgtgtgtgtgtgtgtgtgtctggatgcGTCAAAATAACTCACTCATAAGAGACAAACAGGGTGTGGTTGGACCTACACactcattttcacttttaagcTATTAGGAACTGGCTTCACTTTCAGACTTGGAAACCTCACTTGAACATGTTCTATTTCAGGAAGCAGATAATTGCATCTTTGTCATTTCATTAATACTTTCTCAAGTATTAAGACttgctttatttattgtgaCCTTTCATAAATTTTGCTGATTTCAGTAGCAAAGTGACTGGAGACGAgagacttttttattttaggctgTTATCTGTATTATAACTGG from Anabas testudineus chromosome 24, fAnaTes1.2, whole genome shotgun sequence includes these protein-coding regions:
- the ccdc85cb gene encoding coiled-coil domain-containing protein 85C-B isoform X4, with product MAKNPSEGAKDDLSQLTDDELLRCSKDELLRRLRRVDSEKMNLMIEHGNMMKDINRRLQVHLHEIRSLKEINQKLQDDNHELRELCCFLDDDRQKGKKLSREWQRFGRYTASAMWKEVGTYMMKLKELEANQETVLRENSELKEIILMLDEDRNGAGSRSSIDSQSSLTNLNGGTGTVRDVGDGSSTSSTGSAGSPDHHNHNHIHKPASENSKMVPTMRRSMDDLSAPHHHRSIPNGLNDSSSNYIRQLETKVRILEDDNNKLLSQAYSRYSLSQIQMKKCNPGDLRALRKGMTLYHSESQLSSLPQRQDAMHMGTGRLPTSESSPATGYLSCVQKPEAVVHAMKVLEVHENLDKQVPEDYEDDLSEKEKAIVREMCNVVWRKLGDAAGSKLSVRQHLSGNQFKGPL
- the ccdc85cb gene encoding coiled-coil domain-containing protein 85C-B isoform X5, which produces MAKNPSEGAKDDLSQLTDDELLRCSKDELLRRLRRVDSEKMNLMIEHGNMMKDINRRLQVHLHEIRSLKEINQKLQDDNHELRELCCFLDDDRQKGKKLSREWQRFGRYTASAMWKEVGTYMMKLKELEANQETVLRENSELKEIILMLDEDRNGAGSRSSIDSQSSLTNLNGGTGTVRDVGDGSSTSSTGSAGSPDHHNHNHIHKPASENSKMVPTMRRSMDDLSAPHHHRSIPNGLNDSSSNYIRQLETKVRILEDDNNKLLSQQCNPGDLRALRKGMTLYHSESQLSSLPQRQDAMHMQGTGRLPTSESSPATGYLSCVQKPEAVVHAMKVLEVHENLDKQVPEDYEDDLSEKEKAIVREMCNVVWRKLGDAAGSKLSVRQHLSGNQFKGPL
- the ccdc85cb gene encoding coiled-coil domain-containing protein 85C-B isoform X3, with protein sequence MAKNPSEGAKDDLSQLTDDELLRCSKDELLRRLRRVDSEKMNLMIEHGNMMKDINRRLQVHLHEIRSLKEINQKLQDDNHELRELCCFLDDDRQKGKKLSREWQRFGRYTASAMWKEVGTYMMKLKELEANQETVLRENSELKEIILMLDEDRNGAGSRSSIDSQSSLTNLNGGTGTVRDVGDGSSTSSTGSAGSPDHHNHNHIHKPASENSKMVPTMRRSMDDLSAPHHHRSIPNGLNDSSSNYIRQLETKVRILEDDNNKLLSQAYSRYSLSQIQMKKCNPGDLRALRKGMTLYHSESQLSSLPQRQDAMHMQGTGRLPTSESSPATGYLSCVQKPEAVVHAMKVLEVHENLDKQVPEDYEDDLSEKEKAIVREMCNVVWRKLGDAAGSKLSVRQHLSGNQFKGPL
- the ccdc85cb gene encoding coiled-coil domain-containing protein 85C-B isoform X7 gives rise to the protein MAKNPSEGAKDDLSQLTDDELLRCSKDELLRRLRRVDSEKMNLMIEHGNMMKDINRRLQVHLHEIRSLKEINQKLQDDNHELRELCCFLDDDRQKGKKLSREWQRFGRYTASAMWKEVGTYMMKLKELEANQETVLRENSELKEIILMLDEDRNGAGSRSSIDSQSSLTNLNGGTGTVRDVGDGSSTSSTGSAGSPDHHNHNHIHKPASENSKMVPTMRRSMDDLSAPHHHRSIPNGLNDSSSNYIRQLETKVRILEDDNNKLLSQQCNPGDLRALRKGMTLYHSESQLSSLPQRQDAMHMGTGRLPTSESSPATGYLSCVQKPEAVVHAMKVLEVHENLDKQVPEDYEDDLSEKEKAIVREMCNVVWRKLGDAAGSKLSVRQHLSGNQFKGPL
- the ccdc85cb gene encoding coiled-coil domain-containing protein 85C-B isoform X6 — protein: MAKNPSEGAKDDLSQLTDDELLRCSKDELLRRLRRVDSEKMNLMIEHGNMMKDINRRLQVHLHEIRSLKEINQKLQDDNHELRELCCFLDDDRQKGKKLSREWQRFGRYTASAMWKEVGTYMMKLKELEANQETVLRENSELKEIILMLDEDRNGAGSRSSIDSQSSLTNLNGGTGTVRDVGDGSSTSSTGSAGSPDHHNHNHIHKPASENSKMVPTMRRSMDDLSAPHHHRSIPNGLNDSSSNYIRQLETKVRILEDDNNKLLSQCNPGDLRALRKGMTLYHSESQLSSLPQRQDAMHMQGTGRLPTSESSPATGYLSCVQKPEAVVHAMKVLEVHENLDKQVPEDYEDDLSEKEKAIVREMCNVVWRKLGDAAGSKLSVRQHLSGNQFKGPL
- the ccdc85cb gene encoding coiled-coil domain-containing protein 85C-B isoform X1, giving the protein MAKNPSEGAKDDLSQLTDDELLRCSKDELLRRLRRVDSEKMNLMIEHGNMMKDINRRLQVHLHEIRSLKEINQKLQDDNHELRELCCFLDDDRQKGKKLSREWQRFGRYTASAMWKEVGTYMMKLKELEANQETVLRENSELKEIILMLDEDRNGAGSRSSIDSQSSLTNLNGGTGTVRDVGDGSSTSSTGSAGSPDHHNHNHIHKPASENSKMVPTMRRSMDDLSAPHHHRSIPNGLNDSSSNYIRQLETKVRILEDDNNKLLSQAYSRYSLSQIQMKKQCNPGDLRALRKGMTLYHSESQLSSLPQRQDAMHMQGTGRLPTSESSPATGYLSCVQKPEAVVHAMKVLEVHENLDKQVPEDYEDDLSEKEKAIVREMCNVVWRKLGDAAGSKLSVRQHLSGNQFKGPL
- the ccdc85cb gene encoding coiled-coil domain-containing protein 85C-B isoform X8 produces the protein MAKNPSEGAKDDLSQLTDDELLRCSKDELLRRLRRVDSEKMNLMIEHGNMMKDINRRLQVHLHEIRSLKEINQKLQDDNHELRELCCFLDDDRQKGKKLSREWQRFGRYTASAMWKEVGTYMMKLKELEANQETVLRENSELKEIILMLDEDRNGAGSRSSIDSQSSLTNLNGGTGTVRDVGDGSSTSSTGSAGSPDHHNHNHIHKPASENSKMVPTMRRSMDDLSAPHHHRSIPNGLNDSSSNYIRQLETKVRILEDDNNKLLSQCNPGDLRALRKGMTLYHSESQLSSLPQRQDAMHMGTGRLPTSESSPATGYLSCVQKPEAVVHAMKVLEVHENLDKQVPEDYEDDLSEKEKAIVREMCNVVWRKLGDAAGSKLSVRQHLSGNQFKGPL